The following proteins come from a genomic window of Trifolium pratense cultivar HEN17-A07 linkage group LG4, ARS_RC_1.1, whole genome shotgun sequence:
- the LOC123881666 gene encoding uncharacterized protein LOC123881666, whose protein sequence is MGVDQCHRRWLWRCFLLFIGILTVSTTITASDTHNKREHLVSRIAFGSCSNQSAPQPIWDAVLDFNPQIFILLGDNIYGDNKRPFKIFGRERTIGPWKNVPRFLPASEQEMEAKYQKAKSNPGYARVKESAEVIGTWDDHDYGLNDAGKEFHGKRTNQKLLLDFLDEPEDSPRRKQAGVYTSYTYGPMGKDVKVVLLDTRYHRDPIGSDGTILGNSQWSWLESELNGPPTALTVIGSSIQVISNLSAAVQPMFSMESWGRFPKERDRLFKLIADSKRGGVLFISGDVHFGEITRYDCATDYPLFDITSSGLTQSVEEVLPHFLRSLVRFVAWLTPSTMRVRGPNCKYTSCVYGQPNFGTIEIDWDSHPVSVKFDVRDKNGVAVTGVDIPLLELHPSNSETHDGVKEGDNQRHCTLEVSLPWIKRYRLAIFFYFTIGMLVLALIGLVYASVSIFRLGGCKRKHE, encoded by the exons ATGGGTGTCGATCAATGTCATCGGCGGTGGCTATGGCGGTGTTTTCTCCTTTTTATCGGAATACTAACCGTTTCAACCACCATAACCGCTTCCGACACTCACAATAAGCGCGAACATCTTGTCTCTAGAATTGCCTTTGGATCATGTTCCAACCAAAGTGCTCCTCAG CCTATATGGGATGCAGTGTTAGACTTCAATCCCCAAATATTTATATTGCTGGGAGATAACATTTACGGAGACAACAAACGtccttttaaaatatttggacGGGAAAGGACAATTGGGCCATGGAAGAATGTTCCGCGATTCCTTCCTGCCTCTGAGCAGGAAATGGAGGCTAAATACCAGAAGGCTAAGTCAAATCCTGGCTATGCTCGAGTTAAAGAGAGTGCTGAG GTTATTGGTACATGGGATGATCATGACTATGGATTAAACGATGCAGGAAAAGAATTTCATGGAAAAAGGACCAACCAAAAGTTACTTCTTGACTTCTTGGATGAACCAGAAGATAGCCCAAG GAGGAAACAAGCCGGTGTCTATACCTCGTATACATATGGTCCCATGGGCAAAGATGTCAAG GTTGTTCTCTTAGATACCAGATACCACAGAGATCCTATAGGAAGTGATGGAACCATTTTGGGGAATTCACAATGGTCATGGTTGGAGAGCGAGCTAAATGGTCCACCAACAGCCCTTACAGTAATTGGATCTTCTATTCAA GTTATATCAAATCTATCAGCAGCTGTTCAACCGATGTTCTCTATGGAATCATGGGGTCGTTTTCCAAAGGAAAGAGATCGCCTTTTCAAATTAATAGCAGATAGTAag AGAGGCGGAGTTTTATTTATAAGCGGAGATGTTCACTTTGGCGAAATTACAAGATACGACTGTGCTACGGACTATCCACTATTTGATATTACCTCAAGCGGGCTTACTCAATCTGTTGAGGAGGTTCTTCCGCATTTCTTACGTTCTCTAGTGAGATTTGTGGCATGGTTAACGCCGTCTACTATGAGAGTTAGGGGACCAAATTGCAAATACACATCTTGTGTATATG GCCAGCCAAACTTTGGAACCATTGAGATAGATTGGGACTCTCATCCAGTGAGTGTGAAATTCGACGTCCGAGACAAGAATGGGGTCGCCGTTACAGGTGTCGATATTCCATTATTGGAATTACATCCATCAAATTCAGAGACTCATGACGGAGTAAAAGAAGGAGATAATCAGAGGCATTGCACTCTTGAAGTTAGTCTGCCGTGGATTAAAAGATATCGCCTGGcgattttcttttatttcacgATAGGCA TGTTGGTCCTTGCATTGATAGGACTTGTTTATGCATCTGTCTCAATTTTTCGACTTGGAGGATGCAAACGAAAGCACGAGTGA